Proteins co-encoded in one Quercus robur chromosome 8, dhQueRobu3.1, whole genome shotgun sequence genomic window:
- the LOC126694607 gene encoding uncharacterized protein LOC126694607 isoform X2: MAGYEPPSFSLGLDLGLDSEPQIAPDKHPTQTPAPRDEDFGPEVMDSDPESRPEPPRILKRLRRGPTTTPTTKTPSPRAVDDDIEDFSSEDDFLKDAHPPSQYQSMYSSSKIPLHGSGVLTTKSSSQLNTRKRKQVSDTSASASLETNRSELIFPRLTQSPLRMFQLIDSDSDDLPSCDNVSGEVRKIGQFSTGRQSNSDHSATLSEKKRKESANINQTEDLWKDFCPTKSFGIPTPAFDEVCEEYFQSLKDKNVPQRPSYVGSSNNDGHHGNIQNDEQVWDSDDPLPPAHHYFFHHDPRIQNLVRNRLPNFSPLGVINNRKYQQPNASAIDYMRQFNNEEASKRQATQKLNVEKSSTRGRNKLKKSNTEDVVLASGGWMDPKQNATQKININRSTKGRSKSRKSHAKEVSQAPGSWVEPKSHARTPKDAGKRRVQANGESAGHWFTNSDGRKVYINRSGQELTGQSAYRQYRKESGAGGFRKSKKKASTKKRKG; the protein is encoded by the exons ATGGCGGGATACGAACCTCCCTCGTTCTCCCTAGGACTCGATCTGGGTCTCGATTCGGAGCCCCAAATAGCTCCGGACAAACACCCGACCCAAACACCGGCTCCCCGTGACGAAGATTTCGGAC CTGAGGTCATGGATTCGGATCCTGAATCCCGGCCTGAACCGCCCCGGATCCTCAAGCGCCTCAGGCGAGGTCCCACCACCACCCCGACCACCAAAACGCCGTCGCCTCGTGCCGTTGACGATGACATTGAAGATTTCTCCTCAGAAGACGATTTTCTTAAAG ATGCACATCCACCATCACAGTACCAATCTATGTATAGCAGTTCAAAGATCCCATTGCATGGAAGTGGGGTCTTAACCACTAAATCATCTAGCCAGTTAAACACAAGGAAAAGGAAACAGGTTTCTGATACCTCAGCTTCTGCGAGTTTGGAGACAAACCGCAGTGAGTTAATATTCCCAAGATTAACTCAGAGTCCTCTTCGAATGTTCCAGTTAATTGATTCTGACTCTGATGATCTGCCTAGTTGTGACAATGTAAGCGGAGAAGTTCGTAAAATTGGTCAGTTCTCAACAGGACGACAATCTAACTCTGACCATTCTGCAACTTTgagtgaaaaaaagagaaaagagtcaGCTAACATAAATCAAACTGAGGATTTATGGAAAGATTTCTGTCCAACAAAGAGTTTTGGCATTCCAACACCTGCTTTTGACGAGGTTTGTGAAGAATACTTCCAATCTTTGAAGGATAAGAATGTACCCCAGAGACCGAGTTATGTAGGTTCTAGTAACAATGATGGCCATCACGGTAACATCCAAAATGATGAACAAGTATGGGATTCAGATGACCCCCTTCCTCCTGCTCATCACTATTTTTTCCATCATGATCCAAGGATTCAGAACTTAGTCCGCAATCGCTTACCCAACTTTTCTCCACTTGGTGTCATTAACAACAGAAAATATCAGCAGCCTAATGCATCAGCTATTGATTACAT GAGACAATTTAACAATGAAGAAGCTTCTAAACGGCAGGCAACTCAGAAACTGAATGTTGAGAAAAGCAGCACAAGGGGaagaaataaattgaaaaaatcaaatactgAAGATGTCGTGCTTGCTTCTGGAGGCTGGATGGACCCCAAACAGAATGCAACTCAGAAAATCAATATAAACAGGTCAACAAAGGGTAGAAGTAAATCAAGAAAATCACATGCCAAAGAAGTTTCACAAGCTCCTGGAAGTTGGGTGGAACCAAAAAGCCATGCTAGGACACCAAAGGATGCTGGCAAAAGACGGGTTCAAGCAAATGGCGAGTCTGCAGGTCATTGGTTTACAAACTCAGATGGAAGGAAG GTTTATATCAATAGAAGTGGGCAGGAATTGACAGGTCAAAGTGCTTATAGGCAATACCGGAAG GAGAGTGGAGCAGGGGGGTTTAGGAAGTCAAAAAAGAAAGCTAGCACCAAGAAGCGAAAAGGCTGA
- the LOC126694608 gene encoding uncharacterized protein LOC126694608, translating into MDPKQNATQKINVNRSTKGRSKSRKSHAKEVSQAPGSWVEPKSHASTPKDAGKRRVQANGESAGHWFTNSDGRKVYINRSGQELTGQSAYRQYRKESGAGGFRKSKKKASTKK; encoded by the exons ATGGACCCCAAGCAGAATGCAACTCAGAAAATCAATGTCAACAGGTCAACAAAGGGAAGAAGTAAATCAAGAAAATCACATGCCAAAGAAGTTTCACAAGCTCCTGGAAGTTGGGTGGAACCAAAAAGCCATGCTAGCACACCAAAGGATGCTGGCAAAAGACGGGTTCAAGCAAATGGCGAGTCTGCAGGTCATTGGTTTACAAACTCAGATGGAAGGAAG GTTTATATCAATAGAAGTGGGCAGGAATTGACAGGTCAAAGTGCTTATAGGCAATACCGGAAG GAGAGTGGAGCAGGGGGGTTTAGGAAGTCAAAAAAGAAAGCTAGCACCAAGAAGTGA
- the LOC126694607 gene encoding uncharacterized protein LOC126694607 isoform X1 gives MAGYDPPSFSLGLDLGLDSEPQIVPDKHPTQTLAPHDEDFGPEVMDSDPESRPEPPRILKRLRRGPTTTPTTKTPSPRAVDDDIEDFSSEDDFLKDAHPPSQYQSMYSSSKIPLHGSGVLTTKSSSQLNTRKRKQVSDTSASASLETNRSELIFPRLTQSPLRMFQLIDSDSDDLPSCDNVSGEVRKIGQFSTGRQSNSDHSATLSEKKRKESANINQTEDLWKDFCPTKSFGIPTPAFDEVCEEYFQSLKDKNVPQRPSYVGSSNNDGHHGNIQNDEQVWDSDDPLPPAHHYFFHHDPRIQNLVRNRLPNFSPLGVINNRKYQQPNASAIDYMRQFNNEEASKRQATQKLNVEKSSTRGRNKLKKSNTEDVVLASGGWMDPKQNATQKININRSTKGRSKSRKSHAKEVSQAPGSWVEPKSHARTPKDAGKRRVQANGESAGHWFTNSDGRKVYINRSGQELTGQSAYRQYRKESGAGGFRKSKKKASTKKRKG, from the exons ATGGCGGGATACGATCCTCCCTCGTTCTCCCTAGGACTCGATCTGGGTCTCGATTCGGAGCCCCAAATAGTTCCGGATAAACACCCGACCCAAACACTGGCTCCCCATGACGAAGATTTCGGACCTGAGGTCATGGATTCGGATCCTGAATCCCGGCCTGAACCGCCCCGGATCCTCAAGCGCCTCAGGCGAGGTCCCACCACCACCCCGACCACCAAAACGCCGTCGCCTCGTGCCGTTGACGATGACATTGAAGATTTCTCCTCAGAAGACGATTTTCTTAAAG ATGCACATCCACCATCACAGTACCAATCTATGTATAGCAGTTCAAAGATCCCATTGCATGGAAGTGGGGTCTTAACCACTAAATCATCTAGCCAGTTAAACACAAGGAAAAGGAAACAGGTTTCTGATACCTCAGCTTCTGCGAGTTTGGAGACAAACCGCAGTGAGTTAATATTCCCAAGATTAACTCAGAGTCCTCTTCGAATGTTCCAGTTAATTGATTCTGACTCTGATGATCTGCCTAGTTGTGACAATGTAAGCGGAGAAGTTCGTAAAATTGGTCAGTTCTCAACAGGACGACAATCTAACTCTGACCATTCTGCAACTTTgagtgaaaaaaagagaaaagagtcaGCTAACATAAATCAAACTGAGGATTTATGGAAAGATTTCTGTCCAACAAAGAGTTTTGGCATTCCAACACCTGCTTTTGACGAGGTTTGTGAAGAATACTTCCAATCTTTGAAGGATAAGAATGTACCCCAGAGACCGAGTTATGTAGGTTCTAGTAACAATGATGGCCATCACGGTAACATCCAAAATGATGAACAAGTATGGGATTCAGATGACCCCCTTCCTCCTGCTCATCACTATTTTTTCCATCATGATCCAAGGATTCAGAACTTAGTCCGCAATCGCTTACCCAACTTTTCTCCACTTGGTGTCATTAACAACAGAAAATATCAGCAGCCTAATGCATCAGCTATTGATTACAT GAGACAATTTAACAATGAAGAAGCTTCTAAACGGCAGGCAACTCAGAAACTGAATGTTGAGAAAAGCAGCACAAGGGGaagaaataaattgaaaaaatcaaatactgAAGATGTCGTGCTTGCTTCTGGAGGCTGGATGGACCCCAAACAGAATGCAACTCAGAAAATCAATATAAACAGGTCAACAAAGGGTAGAAGTAAATCAAGAAAATCACATGCCAAAGAAGTTTCACAAGCTCCTGGAAGTTGGGTGGAACCAAAAAGCCATGCTAGGACACCAAAGGATGCTGGCAAAAGACGGGTTCAAGCAAATGGCGAGTCTGCAGGTCATTGGTTTACAAACTCAGATGGAAGGAAG GTTTATATCAATAGAAGTGGGCAGGAATTGACAGGTCAAAGTGCTTATAGGCAATACCGGAAG GAGAGTGGAGCAGGGGGGTTTAGGAAGTCAAAAAAGAAAGCTAGCACCAAGAAGCGAAAAGGCTGA